Below is a window of Paenibacillus bovis DNA.
GTCGCCGTTTTGCTTTTGCCTCGGTCTCTCTCCATGCTTCGCACCTCATCATCCGGCAGACCGACCGGGATCGAGTTGGGGCGAATCGCTGATACGACCTTGGTCTGCTCGTCATCATCATTACTCGCAAAGTAGACTCTGGATTCCGTGCTGCGCTCTGGCAGCAGACAAGTATCCAGATCCGTAAGCATATCATGGGCAGAATGATATCGTTCTGCAGGGTTTTTACGCATTGATTTAAGTATAATATTCTCTACGCTCTGCGGAATCAGCGGATTAATGAGTCTTGGATCTTCGAACTCATCCTGCAGATGCTTCAGCGCAACACTGATAGGACTTTCTCCCTGAAAAGGAAGTCTGCCGGTCAGCATTTGGTAGAGAACAATTCCGAGCGAGTAAAGATCAGACTTTTCTCCGGTCGTTACGCCTTTGGCATGTTCGGGAGAAAAGTAATGTACCGAACCGATAACAGAACCTGTCTGTGTAATCGTGGTCGATGTGACTGCACGGGCAATACCAAAATCGGTTACCTTTACCCGTCCGTTACGGCCAATCAGTATATTATGCGGCTTGATATCACGGTGAATAATCTGATTATGATGCGCATGTTCCAGTGCATCACAGATTTGCGTTGCAATTCGCACCGCTTCTTCGACCGGCAAAGGAGCGCGTTCCTTGATAATTTCGTTCAGATTCTGGCCGTTTACATATTCCATAACAATGTAATGAATATCATCTTCCTGTCCAACATCATAAATGCTGACAACATTCGGATGAGACAAAGATGCCGCAGATTGAGCTTCACGGCGGAATCTGCGAATAAATTCTTCATCGTATACAAACTGCTGACGCAGTACCTTGATCGCTACATGGCGATTCAGCAGTACATCCTTGGCACGATAAACGAGTGCCATACCACCGCCGCCGATTTCTTCGAGTACTTCATAACGACCGCCCAGAATGCGTCCTATCACGATGTCCACCCCTTTGTATCCGACCTGGGTGCAGTGTCATTGATTTCGAACAGGGCAACCGTGATATTATCTTCCCCACCGGCTTCCAGTGCAAGAGCGACCAGATGCTTGGCACGGTCTTCCAGCGGAATCCCTGCCAGCGCAACGGTCTCGATCTGATCACCGGTAATCATATTGGTCAATCCATCACTGCAGAGCAGCAGAACTTCTCCGGCTGACAATTGAATATCATCCAGCTCCACACTCACTTCGGAATCCGTTCCCAGCGCACGTGTCAGTACGTTGCGACGCGGATGGGCAGCTGCTTCTTCCTGACTGATCTGCCCTGTTTTGAGCAGCTCGTTGACAAGGCTGTGATCCTGCGTCAACAGACGCAGTTCATCCTCGCCGACCAGATAAGCCCGGCTGTCTCCAATATGCCCAATAATGCCTTGATTGCCGCGCAAAAGTGCCGCTACGATCGTCGTTCCCATGTTGTAGTAATCGCTGTTCGTCTTTGCCATATGAAAAACAATGTCATTGGCATGCAAAATAGCGTCATGAAGCGCTGCACGGCAGGCTTCAGCCGATAATCCGGCCTCCAGCCCCTGCAGATCGCTCACTACCGTCTGGACGGCCAGCTGGCTGGCTGTATCGCCTGCCCGATGGCCCCCCATTCCGTCTGCCACAATACCAAGTGTATATTCTTCCTGTATACTGCCGATCCACACCGAATCCTCATTTACCTGTCGAACGCGTCCCTTATCACTCAGCTGCGCTGCTCTAATCAACTCTGATCACCTCGCTGTCGATTCCATATGCTTCGCCCGCAGCTGTCCGCAGGCCGCAGCGATATCGTGACCCTGTTCACGACGGATCGTTACATTAACGCCTTTATCCGCCAGGATACGCTGGAATTCAAAAATATCTTTGCGTGGTGTACGCACATAGTTACGTTCAGGTACATAGTTGACAGGGATCAGGTTGACGTGACACATCATATCCTTGAGGACATTTGCCAATTCTTCAGCATGCTCCGGACGGTCATTCACGCCGCCGATCAGTGCATATTCAAACGTAATGCGGCGTCCTGTTTTTTCCATATAGTAATGCAGGGATTTCATCACATCATCAAACGGGAAACGGCGGTTAACCGGCATCAGTTTGGAACGCAGCTTGTCGTTTGGAGCATGGATAGAGATTGCCAGATTGATCTGGGTTTCTTCGTCTGCAAATTTGTAGATATTCGGTACGATACCACTGGTGGATACGGTGATATGACGCTGACCGATATTCAGGCCTTTTTC
It encodes the following:
- a CDS encoding Stp1/IreP family PP2C-type Ser/Thr phosphatase, which translates into the protein MIRAAQLSDKGRVRQVNEDSVWIGSIQEEYTLGIVADGMGGHRAGDTASQLAVQTVVSDLQGLEAGLSAEACRAALHDAILHANDIVFHMAKTNSDYYNMGTTIVAALLRGNQGIIGHIGDSRAYLVGEDELRLLTQDHSLVNELLKTGQISQEEAAAHPRRNVLTRALGTDSEVSVELDDIQLSAGEVLLLCSDGLTNMITGDQIETVALAGIPLEDRAKHLVALALEAGGEDNITVALFEINDTAPRSDTKGWTS